The following proteins are encoded in a genomic region of Tenacibaculum sp. 190524A05c:
- a CDS encoding asparagine synthetase B, which produces MRKYIYLLAFIFFSNTLWASFIYLPMSHDNQKNHLKAYGIVYYALQNGLKAKWLLNYDGGAFLIENNADVVNECKIRGVSYEEISSARSQIILEEISSPSKNQEAVTLEKAPKIAVYSPKDKMPWDDAVTMVLTYAEIPFDVVYDEEVLGDKLLLYEWLHLHHEDFTGQYGRFYGAFRTAPWYIRQKKDAEALAKKLGYSKVSEAKRDVARKIRDYVVGGGFMFAMCSATDSFDIALAADGVDICETMFDGDPSEPNYQSKLDFNKTFAFNNFQLIRNPTTYEFSSIDMTRKRRIRQESDYFVLKEFSAKWDQVPTMLCQNHTQVVKAFMGQTTSFDRSSVKSTVMVLGENKTNSEARYIHGTKGKGMFTYYGGHDPEDYRHRVGDPKTELDLHPTSPGYRLILNNVLFPAAKKKKQKT; this is translated from the coding sequence ATGAGGAAATACATTTATTTATTAGCATTTATATTCTTTTCAAATACACTTTGGGCTTCTTTTATTTATCTACCGATGAGTCATGATAATCAAAAGAATCATTTAAAAGCTTATGGTATTGTGTATTATGCACTTCAAAATGGATTAAAAGCGAAATGGTTATTGAATTATGATGGAGGTGCATTTTTGATTGAAAATAATGCAGATGTAGTTAATGAATGTAAGATTAGAGGTGTTTCTTATGAAGAAATATCATCAGCTCGATCACAAATAATATTAGAAGAAATATCTTCTCCGAGTAAGAATCAAGAAGCTGTAACACTTGAAAAAGCGCCAAAAATTGCAGTATATTCTCCAAAAGATAAAATGCCTTGGGATGATGCGGTAACTATGGTTTTAACCTATGCAGAAATTCCATTCGATGTGGTTTATGACGAGGAAGTTTTAGGAGATAAGTTATTACTTTATGAATGGTTACACTTACATCATGAAGATTTTACGGGTCAGTACGGGCGTTTTTATGGAGCCTTTAGAACCGCACCATGGTATATTCGTCAAAAGAAAGATGCAGAAGCCTTGGCTAAGAAATTAGGTTATTCAAAAGTTTCTGAAGCTAAAAGAGATGTCGCACGTAAGATCAGAGATTATGTCGTTGGAGGTGGATTTATGTTTGCGATGTGTTCTGCAACGGATAGTTTTGATATTGCTCTGGCTGCAGACGGAGTTGATATTTGCGAAACAATGTTTGATGGAGACCCATCAGAGCCAAATTATCAATCAAAGTTAGATTTTAATAAGACCTTTGCTTTTAATAATTTTCAGCTGATAAGAAACCCAACTACCTACGAGTTTTCATCTATTGATATGACCCGTAAGCGCAGAATTAGACAAGAGTCAGATTATTTTGTGTTGAAAGAGTTTTCTGCAAAATGGGATCAAGTTCCAACGATGTTATGTCAAAATCATACACAAGTTGTAAAAGCATTCATGGGACAAACAACGTCTTTTGATAGAAGCAGCGTAAAATCTACGGTAATGGTTTTAGGAGAAAATAAAACCAATTCTGAAGCTAGATATATTCACGGAACTAAAGGAAAAGGAATGTTTACCTATTACGGTGGACATGATCCAGAAGATTATAGACATAGAGTAGGTGATCCAAAAACAGAATTAGATTTACACCCAACTTCACCAGGATATCGTTTAATTTTAAATAATGTGTTGTTCCCAGCGGCTAAAAAGAAAAAGCAAAAGACTTAA
- the rpsR gene encoding 30S ribosomal protein S18 — translation MMSSIEQQAKGNKQGEVRYLTPLDIETKKEAKYCRFKRNGIKYIDYKDPDFLMYLVNEQGKILPRRLTGTSLKYQRKVAQAIKRARHLALMPYVGDMLK, via the coding sequence ATTATGTCATCTATTGAACAACAAGCAAAAGGAAACAAGCAAGGTGAAGTACGTTACTTAACTCCGCTTGACATTGAAACTAAGAAAGAAGCTAAATACTGTCGTTTCAAAAGAAATGGTATAAAGTATATCGATTACAAAGATCCTGATTTCTTAATGTACTTAGTAAATGAGCAAGGTAAAATCTTACCAAGACGCTTAACAGGAACTTCATTAAAATATCAACGTAAAGTAGCTCAGGCTATCAAAAGAGCTCGTCATTTAGCTTTAATGCCATACGTTGGTGATATGTTAAAATAA
- a CDS encoding sigma-70 family RNA polymerase sigma factor produces MKIISLHTSQANLIKKAQKQNREAQKQLFEMYSPKMLGVCRQYVKDLHHAEELMLSGFLKVFTNIKAFKNEGSFEGWIRRIMVNTCISYLRKKNLLVLTDEEYVFSEASIENMENTSVEDIQNLIDKLPEGYKIVFNLYAIEGYKHSEIAKKLNISESTSKSQLFKARKWLQTNYIKMNEVSHGRK; encoded by the coding sequence TTGAAAATTATTTCTTTACATACAAGTCAGGCCAATTTGATTAAAAAGGCACAAAAGCAAAACAGAGAAGCTCAAAAGCAGCTGTTTGAAATGTATTCTCCTAAAATGTTAGGAGTATGCAGACAATATGTAAAGGATTTACATCATGCAGAAGAATTAATGCTATCAGGTTTTTTAAAGGTATTTACCAATATCAAAGCTTTTAAGAACGAAGGAAGTTTTGAAGGTTGGATTCGCAGAATTATGGTAAATACTTGTATTTCTTATTTAAGGAAAAAGAATTTATTGGTCCTTACAGATGAAGAATATGTGTTCTCTGAAGCGTCCATTGAAAATATGGAAAACACTTCGGTTGAAGATATTCAGAATCTAATCGACAAATTACCCGAAGGATATAAAATTGTATTTAATTTATATGCTATCGAAGGTTACAAACATTCTGAAATAGCAAAGAAGTTGAATATTTCAGAAAGTACATCAAAGTCGCAATTATTTAAAGCAAGAAAATGGTTGCAAACCAATTACATTAAAATGAATGAAGTGAGCCATGGAAGAAAGTAA
- a CDS encoding helix-turn-helix domain-containing protein, translating into MPKLKIIIFLFCLCFLNIKKVSSQNTEAFPLIDKSYKSLKGYFQENINDSIKAKKYANAYFEKGKKDKSIHRMIYAKYLLGRCENNFSQFHKYCDSLISNYKKDQDIDQLLKIHSEKGRVYYENNHVQESLKEFIKVKALLKKKHNDSIYNVSQIFIADIKKSYGDYDNAIKIYKSVLHSLEKDKKCENLLLKLPKRLTLSYIELKKFDSAFYYLDKGHEFYSKYATSNQRYLQHLIFLRSKIHFEKKEYNKAIEKVNRYIKLILKDQKLLKELSASYSLLGTSFKNVKLADKAYFYYEKVDSLYSNHQVLNNDYNVVYNYLIQESKENENLELQLHFITNLLEHKNKAKNNKTEIVKSINQGYDLPELLNEKNALINSLKKKSDKNEGYKFLFFFLVVLTVLLLIYQTKRKKVYKERFLKALDRKEKVKLNNEKLKPTENHQKQESSELSIQQEIVEDILSKLQTFELEYGFLNNELNLNNLAETLETNSNYLSKVINHYKKQSFSNYINNLRIEYVLRELKEDELLRKYTVKALALEVGFKNAESFSKAFQKKTNIRPSYFIKELNKLTA; encoded by the coding sequence ATGCCTAAACTGAAAATTATCATTTTCTTATTTTGTTTGTGCTTTTTAAACATTAAAAAGGTATCGAGTCAAAATACGGAAGCTTTTCCTTTAATTGATAAATCATATAAATCATTAAAGGGATATTTTCAAGAAAATATAAATGATTCTATAAAAGCAAAAAAATATGCAAATGCGTATTTTGAAAAAGGTAAAAAAGATAAGTCAATACATAGAATGATTTACGCGAAATATCTTTTAGGCCGCTGTGAAAATAATTTCAGTCAGTTTCATAAATATTGTGATTCCCTTATTTCAAACTACAAGAAGGATCAAGATATTGATCAACTACTAAAAATTCATAGTGAGAAAGGCCGTGTATATTATGAAAATAATCATGTACAAGAGTCATTAAAAGAATTCATAAAAGTAAAAGCTTTATTAAAGAAAAAACATAATGATAGTATTTATAATGTTAGTCAAATCTTTATCGCAGACATTAAAAAGTCTTACGGAGATTATGACAACGCAATAAAAATCTATAAAAGCGTATTACATTCATTAGAAAAGGATAAAAAATGTGAAAATTTACTTCTTAAGTTACCGAAGCGCTTAACATTATCTTATATAGAATTAAAAAAATTCGATTCTGCGTTTTACTATTTGGATAAAGGTCATGAATTTTATTCTAAATATGCGACGTCTAATCAAAGATATCTTCAACATTTAATATTCTTAAGATCAAAAATTCACTTTGAAAAAAAAGAGTACAACAAAGCAATTGAAAAAGTAAACAGATATATTAAATTAATACTTAAAGATCAGAAGTTATTAAAAGAACTATCTGCATCGTATTCTTTGCTAGGAACTTCTTTTAAAAATGTAAAGCTTGCCGATAAAGCATATTTCTATTATGAAAAAGTTGATTCTTTGTACTCGAATCATCAAGTTTTAAATAATGATTATAATGTTGTTTATAATTATTTGATTCAAGAATCTAAAGAAAATGAAAACTTAGAATTACAACTTCATTTCATTACTAATCTTTTAGAGCATAAGAATAAAGCGAAGAATAATAAGACTGAAATTGTAAAATCGATTAATCAGGGATATGACCTTCCTGAACTATTAAATGAAAAGAATGCTCTTATAAATAGTTTAAAGAAGAAATCTGATAAAAACGAAGGTTACAAATTTTTATTTTTCTTTTTGGTAGTGCTGACAGTACTACTTTTAATTTACCAAACAAAAAGAAAAAAAGTATACAAGGAGAGATTTTTAAAAGCTCTAGATAGAAAAGAAAAAGTTAAATTAAACAATGAAAAACTGAAACCAACTGAAAATCATCAGAAACAAGAAAGTTCAGAATTATCTATTCAACAAGAAATAGTAGAAGATATTCTTTCTAAACTTCAAACATTTGAACTTGAATATGGTTTTTTAAATAACGAGCTTAATCTTAATAATTTAGCTGAAACACTTGAAACCAATTCTAATTATTTATCCAAAGTTATTAATCACTATAAGAAACAATCCTTTAGTAATTATATCAATAACTTAAGAATAGAATATGTTCTACGTGAATTAAAAGAAGATGAATTACTCAGAAAATATACTGTTAAAGCGTTAGCTCTCGAAGTTGGTTTTAAAAATGCAGAATCTTTCTCCAAAGCGTTTCAGAAAAAAACTAACATTAGACCGTCTTACTTTATAAAAGAACTAAATAAACTTACAGCTTAA
- a CDS encoding DUF3810 domain-containing protein encodes MKPNKKTIILATLLPLQILLVKYLSQKPEFIEQYYSNGIYPYISRFFRIILGWIPFSVGDLIGLVLLSMFVFETYKLIKNRFSNLLKKSIQLIAFLSIIYFCFYLFWGLNYFREPLAKKLNLMHSKYSTEELVVTTNFFLEKLNALQQNITGNDTIKISVPYSNSEIYKKVPNAFQNLSTDYTVLSYPNPAVKNSLVSLFQSYNGTSGYLNPITGEAQVNSMIPKTGLPSTSCHEVAHQIGWSAENEANFIGFLACIYSDDIYFQYSGYRMAVRYCIREIRKRDKELHKEFWYKINKGIRKELKDNYEFWKQYENPIEPYLKKGYNSYLKANNQTKGIESYSYVVDLLIAYREQNNL; translated from the coding sequence ATGAAACCTAATAAAAAAACTATAATTCTAGCTACTTTATTGCCTCTTCAGATACTTTTGGTGAAATATTTAAGCCAAAAGCCTGAATTTATTGAGCAATACTACTCCAATGGAATTTATCCATACATTTCTAGATTCTTTAGAATTATTTTGGGTTGGATTCCCTTTTCTGTTGGGGACCTTATCGGATTGGTTTTATTATCAATGTTTGTTTTTGAAACTTACAAACTAATTAAAAACAGATTCTCTAATTTACTTAAAAAATCAATACAACTCATTGCATTTTTATCAATAATTTACTTTTGTTTTTATCTCTTCTGGGGATTAAATTATTTTAGAGAACCCTTAGCAAAAAAACTCAATTTAATGCATTCTAAATATTCTACAGAAGAATTAGTTGTTACAACAAATTTCTTCTTAGAAAAACTAAATGCCTTACAGCAAAATATAACAGGAAATGACACAATTAAAATTTCCGTTCCGTATTCAAATTCTGAGATTTATAAAAAAGTACCAAACGCGTTTCAAAACTTAAGTACGGATTATACTGTTCTATCTTATCCAAATCCTGCGGTAAAGAATTCATTAGTCAGTTTATTTCAATCTTATAATGGCACTTCTGGTTATTTGAATCCCATTACCGGTGAAGCTCAAGTAAATAGCATGATCCCAAAAACAGGATTACCATCTACGTCTTGTCATGAGGTTGCCCATCAAATTGGATGGTCAGCGGAAAATGAAGCTAATTTCATCGGTTTTTTAGCCTGTATTTATAGTGATGATATCTATTTTCAATACTCTGGTTACAGAATGGCAGTGCGTTATTGTATTCGAGAAATACGAAAACGAGACAAAGAACTGCACAAAGAGTTTTGGTATAAAATTAATAAAGGAATTCGAAAAGAATTGAAAGATAATTATGAGTTTTGGAAACAATATGAAAACCCAATTGAACCTTATTTAAAAAAGGGATATAACTCCTATTTAAAAGCAAATAATCAAACGAAAGGTATTGAATCTTACAGCTATGTTGTAGATTTGCTTATCGCCTACAGAGAACAAAATAATTTATGA
- the rpsF gene encoding 30S ribosomal protein S6 has translation MNHYETVFILNPVLSEGQIKETVKKFEDYLVSKGAEMIHKEDWGLKKLAYPIQKKKSGFYHLFDYKVAGDAISAFELEFRRDDSVMRYLTVKLDKHAAAWAEKRRERVKTAKK, from the coding sequence ATGAATCATTACGAAACTGTTTTCATTTTGAATCCCGTTTTATCTGAAGGTCAGATAAAGGAAACAGTAAAAAAGTTCGAGGACTATTTGGTTTCTAAAGGTGCAGAAATGATCCACAAAGAGGATTGGGGGCTTAAAAAATTAGCTTATCCAATTCAAAAGAAAAAAAGTGGTTTCTATCACTTATTCGATTACAAAGTAGCTGGAGATGCAATCTCTGCGTTTGAATTAGAGTTTAGACGTGACGATAGCGTTATGCGTTATTTAACTGTAAAGTTAGACAAACATGCTGCTGCTTGGGCTGAGAAGAGAAGAGAACGAGTTAAAACTGCAAAAAAGTAA
- the rplI gene encoding 50S ribosomal protein L9, whose product MELILKQDVENLGFKDDVVTVKNGYGRNYLIPQGYAILATSSAKKVLAENLKQRAFKEAKLVEDANKLAETIKGYELKIASKVGSGDKLFGSVNNADVAAALSKQGTEIEKKFIKVTGGNVKRLGKYNAAVRLHRAVVVDIVFEVVAEK is encoded by the coding sequence ATGGAATTGATATTAAAACAAGACGTAGAAAATTTAGGTTTTAAAGATGATGTAGTAACTGTTAAGAATGGTTACGGTCGTAATTACCTAATTCCTCAAGGATATGCAATTTTAGCTACTTCTTCTGCTAAGAAAGTATTAGCTGAAAACTTAAAGCAACGTGCTTTTAAAGAAGCTAAATTAGTTGAGGATGCTAACAAGTTAGCTGAAACAATTAAAGGATATGAATTAAAGATCGCTTCTAAAGTAGGTTCTGGAGATAAATTATTTGGTTCTGTAAACAACGCAGATGTTGCAGCAGCTTTATCTAAACAAGGAACTGAAATCGAAAAGAAATTTATCAAAGTTACTGGAGGTAATGTAAAAAGATTAGGTAAGTATAATGCTGCCGTACGTTTACATAGAGCTGTAGTTGTTGATATTGTTTTCGAAGTAGTAGCTGAGAAATAA
- the pepT gene encoding peptidase T, with translation MNKQHIIDRFVKYVTIDTESDPANPKFPSTEKQWDLARVLEQELKEIGMQDVELDENCYLMATLPSNIDYDVPTIGFVAHIDTSPDFTGANVKPQIHENYNGEDIILNEKENIVLSPSYFEDLLQYKGQTIITTDGTTLLGADDKAGVTEIVSAMEYLIQNPEIKHGKIRICFTPDEEVGKGAHLFDVEKFGAQWAYTMDGSQIGELEYENFNAAGAVVTINGKIVHPGYAKGKMVNSMTIASDFINTLPADEVPERTTGYEGFFHLHTMEGKVEKTVLKYIIRDHDMNLFNERKELMLNAAKSINEKLGKDAIEVEIKDQYFNMKEKVEPVMYIVDIAEEVMKDMGITPLIKPIRGGTDGSQLSYKGLPCPNIFAGGHNFHGRYEYVPVESIMKATEVIVGIAQKVTEKFK, from the coding sequence ATGAACAAACAACATATTATAGACAGATTTGTAAAATATGTAACTATTGATACTGAATCTGATCCCGCTAATCCAAAATTCCCAAGTACAGAAAAACAATGGGATTTAGCACGTGTATTAGAGCAAGAATTAAAAGAAATAGGAATGCAAGATGTAGAGTTAGATGAAAATTGTTATCTAATGGCTACACTTCCTAGTAATATTGATTATGATGTTCCTACTATTGGATTTGTTGCGCACATTGATACGAGTCCAGATTTTACGGGTGCCAACGTAAAGCCTCAAATTCACGAAAACTATAACGGAGAGGATATTATTCTGAACGAAAAAGAAAATATCGTTTTATCTCCTTCTTATTTTGAAGATTTACTACAATATAAAGGTCAAACAATTATAACTACTGATGGTACTACATTACTAGGAGCTGATGATAAAGCTGGTGTTACTGAAATTGTTTCTGCGATGGAATATTTAATTCAAAATCCAGAAATTAAACATGGTAAAATCAGAATTTGTTTTACTCCAGATGAAGAAGTTGGTAAAGGTGCTCATTTATTTGATGTTGAAAAATTTGGTGCACAATGGGCCTACACAATGGATGGTAGTCAAATTGGGGAATTAGAATACGAAAACTTTAATGCTGCCGGTGCTGTGGTTACCATTAACGGTAAAATTGTACACCCAGGTTATGCTAAAGGTAAAATGGTTAACTCAATGACTATTGCAAGTGACTTTATCAATACGTTACCAGCTGATGAAGTTCCTGAAAGAACTACAGGATATGAAGGTTTCTTCCATTTACATACTATGGAAGGAAAAGTTGAGAAAACAGTTTTAAAGTATATTATTAGAGACCATGACATGAATCTTTTCAATGAAAGAAAAGAGTTAATGTTAAATGCTGCCAAGAGTATTAATGAAAAGTTAGGTAAAGACGCTATTGAAGTTGAGATTAAAGATCAATACTTCAATATGAAAGAAAAGGTAGAACCGGTAATGTACATTGTTGATATAGCTGAGGAAGTTATGAAAGACATGGGAATTACTCCATTGATTAAACCTATTAGAGGTGGTACTGATGGTTCTCAACTTTCTTATAAAGGATTACCTTGTCCTAATATTTTTGCAGGTGGACACAACTTCCACGGTAGATACGAATACGTTCCTGTTGAGTCAATTATGAAGGCTACAGAAGTGATTGTAGGTATTGCTCAGAAGGTGACTGAAAAGTTTAAATAA
- a CDS encoding sterol desaturase family protein — MEIPEIPNLIHYAIPVFVITVIVEAILTVKVKLEDYEFKDASTSITMGLGNVAIGLFTKGLILGLFLWLYQFRVFTIPFTWWSWIILLFAEDFVYYWNHRIAHESRLFWASHVVHHSSQKYNLSTALRQTWTGSFYTFIFWLPLVVLGFHPIMILTQMSISLLYQYWIHTELIDKLPKWFEAIFNTPSHHRVHHATNPQYLDRNHAGIFIIWDKLFGTFEPEVEKPVYGLVKNIETHNPIKVAFIEWYNMLKDVFSSNTSIGKRLQYLLKPPGWKHDGTGILSTDLRKEWENKKREQ; from the coding sequence ATGGAAATTCCTGAAATACCTAATTTAATTCATTACGCAATTCCCGTTTTTGTTATTACCGTCATTGTTGAAGCCATTTTAACTGTGAAGGTAAAACTAGAAGATTACGAGTTTAAAGATGCCTCTACCTCTATCACAATGGGATTAGGAAACGTAGCCATTGGATTATTTACTAAAGGATTAATCTTAGGATTATTCTTATGGTTATACCAATTTAGAGTTTTTACCATTCCTTTTACTTGGTGGTCTTGGATAATTTTATTGTTCGCAGAAGACTTTGTCTATTATTGGAATCATAGAATTGCTCATGAGAGTAGATTATTTTGGGCAAGCCATGTAGTTCATCACTCATCTCAAAAGTATAATTTAAGTACAGCTTTAAGACAAACATGGACAGGAAGCTTTTATACTTTTATCTTTTGGCTTCCTTTAGTGGTTTTAGGTTTTCATCCTATCATGATTTTAACTCAAATGAGTATTAGCTTATTATATCAATATTGGATTCATACAGAACTTATAGATAAACTTCCTAAATGGTTTGAAGCTATTTTTAATACACCGAGTCATCATAGAGTTCATCATGCCACAAATCCGCAATATCTCGATAGAAATCATGCTGGAATTTTTATTATTTGGGACAAGTTGTTCGGAACATTTGAACCTGAAGTTGAAAAACCAGTTTATGGACTAGTGAAAAATATTGAAACTCATAACCCGATTAAAGTAGCTTTTATAGAATGGTATAATATGCTCAAAGATGTATTTAGTAGTAATACTTCAATAGGAAAGAGATTACAATACTTACTAAAACCACCTGGATGGAAACATGATGGAACAGGAATTCTTTCAACCGATTTAAGAAAAGAATGGGAAAATAAAAAAAGAGAACAATAA
- the lysA gene encoding diaminopimelate decarboxylase, producing MDRNLLLDLAKKYDSPLYVYDTQKITSQYKRITKAFSKVKNVKINYAAKALSNVNILKVFNQLNSGLDTVSIQEVKLGLLAGFEPKDIIYTPNGVSLKEIEDVAKLGVQINIDNLSILELFGQKHPEIPVCIRINPHVMAGGNSKISVGHIDSKFGISIHQVPHIERVVENTGMNINGIHMHTGSDILDVDTFLMATEILFDVAKHFKNIDFIDFGSGFKVPYKEGDISTNIEDLGKHLSKRFNDFCKEYGKDLTLMFEPGKFLVSEAGYFLASVNVIKQTTSTVFAGIDSGLNHLIRPMFYGSYHKIVNLSNPKGRERFYSIVGYICETDTFGTNRRINEIREEDVLCFSNAGAYCYSMASNYNSRYRPAEVMIHEGKDYLIRKRETFEDIMKNQEIVL from the coding sequence ATGGATAGAAATTTACTTTTAGATTTGGCTAAGAAATATGATAGCCCTTTGTATGTTTACGACACTCAAAAAATAACAAGTCAGTATAAACGCATTACAAAAGCATTCTCTAAGGTAAAAAATGTAAAGATTAACTATGCTGCAAAAGCATTATCTAATGTGAATATTCTTAAGGTATTTAATCAATTAAATAGTGGATTAGATACTGTTTCTATACAAGAAGTTAAACTTGGATTATTAGCAGGTTTTGAACCAAAAGATATCATCTATACACCAAACGGAGTTTCCTTAAAAGAAATTGAAGATGTAGCTAAATTGGGTGTACAAATTAATATCGATAACTTGTCTATTCTAGAATTGTTCGGGCAAAAGCACCCAGAGATTCCAGTTTGTATTAGAATTAATCCGCATGTTATGGCAGGTGGGAATTCTAAAATATCTGTTGGACACATCGATTCGAAATTTGGAATCTCAATTCATCAAGTTCCACATATTGAACGTGTAGTTGAAAACACAGGAATGAATATCAATGGTATTCATATGCATACTGGTTCTGATATTTTAGATGTAGATACATTTTTAATGGCTACCGAAATTTTATTTGATGTAGCTAAACATTTCAAGAACATTGATTTTATCGACTTTGGAAGTGGGTTTAAAGTTCCATATAAAGAAGGAGATATTTCAACAAATATTGAAGATTTAGGTAAGCATTTATCTAAACGATTTAACGACTTCTGTAAAGAATATGGTAAGGATCTTACTTTAATGTTTGAACCTGGAAAGTTCTTAGTAAGTGAGGCTGGATATTTCTTAGCGTCAGTAAACGTAATTAAGCAAACAACGTCAACAGTTTTCGCTGGTATTGATAGTGGATTAAATCATTTAATTCGCCCAATGTTTTATGGTTCATATCATAAAATAGTAAACTTATCAAATCCAAAAGGTAGAGAACGTTTTTATAGTATCGTTGGATATATCTGCGAAACGGATACCTTCGGAACTAATAGAAGAATTAATGAAATCAGAGAAGAAGATGTTCTTTGTTTCTCTAACGCGGGAGCTTACTGTTATTCTATGGCTTCTAACTATAATTCAAGATACAGACCTGCGGAAGTTATGATTCATGAAGGAAAAGATTACTTAATACGTAAAAGAGAGACTTTTGAAGATATCATGAAAAACCAAGAAATAGTATTATAA
- the dnaB gene encoding replicative DNA helicase, producing the protein MERTQSLRGTRVDKSRIINLEKGKLPPQALDLEETVLGAMMIDKKGIDEVIDILHPEAFYDKRHQAIYEAIYALFQNSEPIDLRTVAHQLRTSGKLDLAGGDFYLVNLTQKVASSAHIEFHSRIILQKYIQRRLISISSEIIENAYDETTDVFDLLDEAEGKLFEVTQGNLKKGAEVAESLVQQAINKIQEISNKEGMSGLATGFTKLDALTSGWQPSDLIIIAARPGMGKTAFVISMAKNMAIEFNEAVALFSLEMSSVQLITRMISSETGLTSEKLRKGNLEPHEWEQLNVKVKKLSDAPIFIDDTPALSIFDLRAKARRLVSQHNVKILIIDYLQLMTAGGAGGNREQEISTISRNLKALAKELNIPVIALSQLSRAVETRGGSKRPLLSDLRESGAIEQDADIVSFIFRPEYYGMTEWDDDDHSPCEGQGEFIVAKHRNGGLDNIRLKFTGHLAKFSDLEEGFSSEFQSSMNSFSSDSLPSAQDAFGAPESSSDNFNDDVPF; encoded by the coding sequence ATGGAGAGAACGCAAAGTTTAAGGGGTACTAGAGTTGATAAATCTAGAATAATAAATTTAGAAAAAGGAAAGTTACCACCACAGGCATTAGATTTAGAAGAGACTGTTTTGGGGGCTATGATGATTGATAAGAAAGGGATTGATGAAGTAATTGATATTTTACACCCAGAGGCTTTTTATGACAAACGTCATCAAGCTATTTATGAGGCAATTTATGCGCTTTTCCAAAATTCTGAACCAATTGATTTAAGAACAGTTGCTCACCAGTTAAGAACTAGTGGTAAATTAGATTTAGCAGGAGGTGATTTTTATTTGGTTAATCTTACACAGAAAGTAGCGTCATCTGCTCACATTGAATTTCACTCACGTATTATACTTCAGAAATATATTCAACGAAGATTGATTTCAATTTCTTCGGAGATTATTGAAAATGCGTATGATGAAACTACAGATGTTTTTGATTTACTAGATGAAGCGGAAGGTAAATTATTTGAAGTAACTCAAGGAAACTTAAAGAAAGGAGCAGAAGTAGCAGAGAGTTTAGTTCAACAGGCAATTAATAAAATTCAAGAGATATCTAACAAAGAAGGAATGAGTGGTTTAGCCACTGGATTTACAAAGTTAGATGCGTTAACTTCTGGTTGGCAACCTTCGGATTTAATTATTATTGCGGCACGTCCTGGTATGGGAAAAACTGCATTTGTAATTTCTATGGCAAAAAATATGGCCATCGAATTTAATGAAGCTGTTGCCTTATTCTCATTAGAGATGTCATCAGTACAGTTAATTACTCGTATGATTTCTTCTGAAACAGGATTGACTTCTGAGAAATTACGTAAAGGAAATTTAGAGCCGCACGAATGGGAGCAATTAAATGTAAAAGTTAAAAAGCTTTCTGATGCACCTATTTTTATTGATGATACACCGGCATTATCAATTTTCGATTTACGTGCAAAAGCTCGTCGTTTAGTGTCTCAACACAATGTTAAAATTTTAATTATTGATTACTTGCAGTTAATGACAGCAGGTGGAGCAGGAGGAAACCGTGAACAGGAAATTTCTACAATTTCTCGTAACTTAAAAGCATTAGCGAAAGAATTGAATATTCCTGTTATTGCATTATCTCAGTTATCTCGTGCTGTTGAAACTCGTGGAGGAAGTAAGCGTCCATTATTATCTGACCTTCGTGAATCTGGAGCAATTGAGCAAGATGCTGATATTGTATCATTCATTTTCCGTCCTGAATATTATGGTATGACTGAATGGGATGATGATGATCATTCACCATGTGAAGGACAGGGAGAATTTATCGTGGCAAAACACCGTAACGGTGGATTGGATAATATCCGTTTAAAGTTTACTGGGCATTTAGCAAAATTCTCGGATTTAGAAGAAGGATTTAGTAGTGAATTCCAATCGAGTATGAATTCATTCTCATCAGATAGTTTACCATCTGCACAAGATGCATTTGGAGCTCCTGAATCTTCATCAGATAATTTTAATGATGATGTTCCGTTTTAA